In the genome of Hydractinia symbiolongicarpus strain clone_291-10 chromosome 5, HSymV2.1, whole genome shotgun sequence, one region contains:
- the LOC130645079 gene encoding uncharacterized protein LOC130645079, whose protein sequence is MASSFFSQTRVKTYKYACVFFNEDKCIGSVKIKDIVNREEKLLCVDDNVFVRWGSGKNVQNHKATILFLNNEWSNCTQFERDWLNNDKTFIIKEVGEKKNKK, encoded by the exons ATGGCATCATCATTTTTCAGTCAAACAAGAGTTAAAACATACAAATATGCATGCGTCTTCTTCAATGAAGATAAATGTATTGGTTCTGTCAAAATTAAAGATATTGTAAATAGGGAAGAAAAGTTACTGTGCGTTGACGACAATGTATTTGTGCGATGGGGTAGCGGAAAGAATGTACAAAATCACAAAGCtacaattttatttctaaaca atgAATGGTCAAATTGCACACAGTTTGAAAGAGATTGGTTGAACAACGACAAAACATTTATCATCAAAGAGgttggagaaaaaaaaaataaaaaataa